In uncultured Umboniibacter sp., the genomic window TTCTGATGAATCGCTTACTAAACCACTGCTTAAACTTAGGACTCTTATAATGCAGGACTAGATCACCGCCGATGACTTCACGCTTGCCGATGAAGACATCAATTTGTAAGTAGTATCCATTTCCGACAACGTTTGGGTTACTACACTTGAATTGATAGAGGTGGTCGTGCTCCATTTCTTTAAGCATGATACCGTAGCGCTCTAACTCCGTGGATGCCTCAATTAAAAGGTCCTCAAAGCTCTCCTCTATCATTACGTCAAGGTCGTCATCCCAGGGGATAATGCCCTTATGCCTCACTGCGCCAAGCATGGTGCCAGAATGGGCGAAGAATTCGATGTCGTATTGATTCATGACATGCTGAAAAATATACAGCAGACGATAGTAGCCTCGCATCATGCGCTTGGGCAGGATGACATCTTCAATAAAACTGTCGAGAGGGTTCTCTGTACTCATTATGGCTACTCTTATCTGGTTAGGTTTTTGCTACTTGGTCGTCACGTGTCAACCTCTGAGGTTGAATTACTGCCACCACAATAAGCCGAATTAGGCAGATAACTTTATCCGCCTATTCACATTGTCTGATTAGTCTACTTTGTATATTCGAGCGCTGCTTTGTTGCGCCTTTACTAGCACTTGTCTACCAAGCTGGGTATATCAACGCGTGCTTACTGGTACGAATGAAAATAAGTATAGCGACTCAAACCCAGAGCCTTATACTCGTTGTTGATTATGCCAGAACTGCGCGCGCAATCGCTAGTTCTGACAGTTTTTTATTTGAATGTTGGTGCCACCTAGGCAAACGTCGGTTGCACTGCGCCTCAGTTTCCAACTTAGTGCGTTCATTTTGATGTATTTGACTGATTTTCGCAGAGAGATATGCTAACTTAAACTAACTTCCCCCGTTTCAGGTGTTCGGTTAACTTCAAGTTTTTTAAAAGAACTTGAAGTTCTAACAGTTTGACGATGTTCTGATAGGGATTTGCGGTTAGATAGGAAATTCTTTTGAGAACAATTGTTTCAGTCGTCTCACACAGACACCACGACGTTTTGATTAACCTAGAATCAATAAAAAAACTATCGTCGATGGATAATACGGTAGTAATTTGTCGCGACAATGATCCGGTAAGGAATTTGGAAGGCTACTGTAAAAAATACGGTATTATTTATGTGGCGAATGAGCGCGAGTATGGCTTTGCTCATAACAATAATGCCAACTTCCGGTTATACCAGGAAACCCTAGATCCGCAGCCCGATGACCGTTTTTTAGTTCTGAATCCGGATGTACTGCTGAAGCCAAGCTCGCTGAAGGCAATGTTGGTAGAATCCGAGAAAAAGCCAGATTCTATTATTGCGGCGGATCTATATTTGGATAAAGAATATATATTCCAAGACGATAATATCCGCTTTTATCCTCGCTTCTCGGACTTCATTCGCACCTATATCTTCAATCACCGTGTCACGATGATCAATAAGAAAAAAGATCATTTTGAACCCGGTCGTGTGTGGGCCAGCGCGGCCTGTATTTTATTGAGTGCGGAGTGGTATCAACGCCTGGGCGGCTTCGATGAGCGTTTTTACATGTACTGTGAGGATATTGATCTCTGCCGTCGTGCTCGCCGACAAGGTGTGTTAGTGGCCCTGTGTAAGCGAGCGAAAGGCGTGCACTTTAGGCGCAGAGATAGCAAGCGCTTCCTAACGAAATACTTTTTTTGGCATGTTCGAAGCGTCATTCGCTATTCACTGTCGGGAGTGCGAGATAAGCCCGTATTAACTAGGGTAAAGCCCGAACCAAAAATTAATCGAGGATAGCGGTGTGTTCGATATTGTCATCGCTACCTATAATGGCGAACGATTTCTAAAAGCGCAGCTAGATTCTATTCTTGAGGTTGAGGGTTTTAATGAGTTGGTTGAGCGAGTCATTGTGGTGGATGACGGCTCGTTAGACGCAACCGTTCAAATTTTAGAAAGGTACCGGGCGCTTGACGAGCGTTTTGAAGTTTACGCTCACGCAAGGGGTTTAGGTCCTACCGGCAATTTTGCCTATGGTTTGTCCTTGACGTCGGCCCATTGGGTTTGTCTCGCAGATCAAGACGATGTTTGGTTGCCTAGCAAGCTGGTAGTCATGCGTCGCGAACTTGAAAGTTTGCCTCCAGACAGTCCAGCTGCTTTGTTTTCCGACCTCGTGGTTGTGAATCAAGAATTGCGGGAAATATCCCCGTCCTACTTCACTCATTGTGCAATCTCTCCTGAGCGCGCGACATCGCTTAATCAGCTCGCTCAGCAAAATGTAGTCTCGGGCTGTACAATGGTAGTCAATCGTCAACTCATTGACCTGGCTCTCCCTGTCCCTTCCTCAGCGTGTATGCATGATTGGTGGTTAGCGCTGGTTGCGCGTAGTTTTGGACAGCTGAAGTTTGTTGATCAGCCGCTGGTGCTCTATCGACAGCATGATAACAATGCCGTCGGCGCGCCGAATGTCAGTATGATCTCCCGGTTAATGAGCAAAGGCTATCTGCGCAAAGTAATTGACAACTTTTGGGCTTCGGTTGATCAAGCCCAATCGCTGAGTCAGCAATATGGCGAATCGACGAAGCACATTGAATTATTGCGTAGTAATGCGAGTTTTACTAAACGCCTACGTTTTATTTTGAACGGCGGGATTTTGCGCTCCTCATGGTATGCCAGATTGTTCTTTTCAGTTGTCGT contains:
- a CDS encoding glycosyltransferase family 2 protein; translation: MDNTVVICRDNDPVRNLEGYCKKYGIIYVANEREYGFAHNNNANFRLYQETLDPQPDDRFLVLNPDVLLKPSSLKAMLVESEKKPDSIIAADLYLDKEYIFQDDNIRFYPRFSDFIRTYIFNHRVTMINKKKDHFEPGRVWASAACILLSAEWYQRLGGFDERFYMYCEDIDLCRRARRQGVLVALCKRAKGVHFRRRDSKRFLTKYFFWHVRSVIRYSLSGVRDKPVLTRVKPEPKINRG
- a CDS encoding glycosyltransferase family 2 protein; translation: MFDIVIATYNGERFLKAQLDSILEVEGFNELVERVIVVDDGSLDATVQILERYRALDERFEVYAHARGLGPTGNFAYGLSLTSAHWVCLADQDDVWLPSKLVVMRRELESLPPDSPAALFSDLVVVNQELREISPSYFTHCAISPERATSLNQLAQQNVVSGCTMVVNRQLIDLALPVPSSACMHDWWLALVARSFGQLKFVDQPLVLYRQHDNNAVGAPNVSMISRLMSKGYLRKVIDNFWASVDQAQSLSQQYGESTKHIELLRSNASFTKRLRFILNGGILRSSWYARLFFSVVVLLGRV